A single region of the Plasmodium malariae genome assembly, chromosome: 7 genome encodes:
- the SPM1 gene encoding subpellicular microtubule protein 1, putative, translated as MQIITEKPKITFSTFEEDFKNNDHSDYSKYIKGHDKNRDQEYLYANRLISLDRNSEQRRKESPSKKPGLCVDELCTCGFHKCPKIIRPLPFEGESNYRSEFGPKPLPALPPRAETKLVKSLPFEGESNYRSEFGPKPLPALPPRAETKLVKSLPFEGESNYRSEFGPKPLPALPPKVEQKQPKSLPFEGESNYRSEFGPKPLPALPPRAETKLVKSLPFEGESNYRSEFGPKPLPALPPKVEQKQPKSLPFEGESNYRSEFGPKPLPALPPKVEQKQPKSLPFEGESNYRSEFGPKPLPVLPPKIEQKLPKSLPFVGESNYRSEFGPKPLPALPAKVETKLVKSLPFEGESNYRSEFGPKPLPALPPKVEHRPPKSLPFEGESNYRSEFGPKPLPELPPRSEAKLMKPLPFEGQSSYRNEYVRKVLPLCPVDLLPKYPAPTYPSQHIFWDAASRTWY; from the coding sequence ATGCAAATAATTACAGAGAAACCAAAAATAACATTTAGCACCTTTGAGGAGgactttaaaaataatgatcattctgattattcaaaatatataaaagggCATGATAAAAACAGAGATcaagaatatttatatgcaaaCAGACTAATATCTTTGGATAGAAACAGTGAacaaagaagaaaagaatcTCCTAGTAAAAAACCAGGTTTATGTGTAGATGAGTTATGTACATGTGGTTTTCATAAATGTCCTAAAATAATAAGACCATTACCATTTGAAGGTGAAAGTAATTACAGAAGTGAGTTTGGACCAAAACCACTACCTGCTTTGCCTCCCAGGGCAGAAACAAAATTAGTTAAATCATTACCATTTGAAGGTGAGAGTAATTACAGAAGTGAGTTTGGACCAAAACCACTACCTGCTTTGCCTCCCAGGGCAGAAACAAAATTAGTTAAATCATTACCATTTGAAGGGGAAAGCAATTATAGAAGCGAGTTTGGACCTAAACCTTTACCTGCTTTGCCACCAAAAGTTGAACAAAAACAGCCAAAATCATTACCATTTGAAGGTGAAAGCAATTATAGAAGCGAATTTGGTCCAAAACCTTTACCTGCTTTGCCTCCCAGGGCAGAAACGAAATTAGTAAAATCATTACCATTTGAGGGAGAGAGTAATTATAGAAGCGAATTTGGTCCAAAACCTCTACCTGCTTTGCCACCAAAAGTTGAACAAAAACAGCCAAAATCATTACCATTTGAAGGTGAAAGCAATTATAGAAGCGAATTTGGTCCAAAACCTCTACCTGCTTTGCCACCAAAAGTTGAACAAAAACAGCCAAAATCATTACCATTTGAAGGTGAAAGCAATTATAGAAGTGAGTTTGGACCTAAACCTCTGCCAGTTTTACCACCAAAAATTGAACAAAAACTTCCAAAATCGTTGCCATTTGTAGGTGAGAGTAATTATAGAAGCGAGTTTGGTCCAAAACCGCTACCTGCTTTACCTGCGAAGGTAGAAACAAAATTAGTAAAATCATTACCATTTGAAGGGGAAAGCAATTATAGAAGCGAGTTTGGACCTAAACCTTTACCTGCTTTGCCACCAAAAGTTGAACACAGACCACCAAAGTCTCTACCATTTGAGGGAGAGAGTAATTATAGAAGTGAGTTTGGCCCAAAACCGCTCCCCGAATTACCTCCAAGGAGTGAAGCTAAATTAATGAAACCATTGCCATTTGAAGGACAAAGTAGCTATAGAAATGAGTATGTACGTAAAGTGCTTCCCCTCTGCCCAGTTGATTTATTACCTAAATATCCTGCACCTACATACCCATCTCAACACATATTTTGGGATGCCGCATCTAGGACTTGGTACTAA